In Rubrivirga sp. SAORIC476, a single window of DNA contains:
- the prmA gene encoding 50S ribosomal protein L11 methyltransferase gives MPDTLRLTLAVADDGTREPLLADLADLGFDAFEEADDVLVAYAPAPRWDGPTQEAVGALMRQRGLDVDALTEETVPDQDWNATWEASLEPIEAGPFVVAPSWTEVPPDLAAATVLRIDPKMAFGTGYHETTRLCLRLLAECAPEGGRVLDLGTGTGVLAIAALRLGAASAIGVDVDPWSVDNGRDNAALNGVGDALEVREGSLEVVSETGFDLVIANIIRSILEPMLPGLVAKATPEAPVVLSGLLATEREHVLGVMAGLGYRAEAEVAENEWWGARFARGE, from the coding sequence GTGCCCGACACGCTCCGCCTCACCCTCGCCGTCGCCGACGACGGCACCCGCGAGCCGCTCCTCGCCGACCTCGCCGACCTCGGCTTCGACGCCTTCGAGGAGGCCGACGACGTGCTCGTGGCCTATGCCCCCGCGCCCCGCTGGGACGGACCGACCCAGGAGGCCGTCGGCGCGCTGATGCGCCAGCGTGGACTCGATGTCGATGCGCTCACCGAGGAGACCGTGCCGGACCAGGACTGGAACGCGACGTGGGAGGCGAGCCTGGAGCCCATCGAGGCGGGTCCGTTCGTCGTCGCGCCGTCGTGGACCGAGGTCCCGCCCGACCTCGCCGCGGCCACCGTCCTCCGCATCGACCCCAAGATGGCCTTCGGCACGGGCTACCACGAGACGACGCGCCTCTGCCTCCGCCTGCTCGCGGAGTGTGCCCCCGAGGGCGGCCGGGTGCTCGACCTCGGCACCGGCACGGGCGTCCTCGCCATCGCGGCGCTGCGGCTGGGCGCCGCCTCCGCCATCGGCGTCGACGTGGACCCGTGGAGCGTCGACAACGGTCGCGACAACGCCGCGCTCAACGGCGTCGGCGACGCGCTGGAGGTGCGGGAGGGATCGCTGGAGGTCGTCTCCGAGACGGGCTTCGATCTCGTGATCGCCAACATCATCCGCTCGATCCTGGAGCCGATGTTGCCCGGGCTGGTCGCGAAGGCCACGCCCGAGGCGCCCGTCGTCCTGTCCGGGCTGCTGGCCACCGAGCGCGAGCACGTCCTCGGCGTCATGGCCGGCCTCGGCTACCGCGCCGAGGCGGAGGTGGCGGAGAACGAGTGGTGGGGCGCGCGCTTCGCTCGTGGGGAATAG